The Streptomyces europaeiscabiei genome window below encodes:
- a CDS encoding serine/threonine-protein kinase produces the protein MSTLIGQGGMGQVWTAYDQRLDRRVAVKLLRPDKVAGQEADELRRRFVRECRVTAQVDHPGLVTVHDAGSEDEELFLVMQYVDGADLADHLAEHDPYPWQWAVSVAAQLCAVLSAVHAVPIIHRDLKPRNVMVKQDGTVTVLDLGVASVMDTDTTRLTHTGSPIGSPAYMAPEQAMGGAVGPYTDLYALGVLIHELLSGNVPFTGSTALGVLHRHLYEPPVPVRRLRPEVPENLEALVLRLLSKDPQHRPSSAQETYEQLLPLLPARGMPTGSPLDPTRPFLRPHAPWPDRARIPAPQPSAAPDQAPAADKPDVAGAVDEVKRLLGEGRITQAVDILGAILPAAAAQHGEHSPVVRTLRKQYAATLMDDGQYRRALPELRRLGDERAAEAGQADPQALRFRYDSAQCLEQLGEPAAALAEYRSLLPYYENQYVGGDPELSLDVRRRIGHLLLALGDRGAAHETLGRLLLDVERLRGPGHPLAGEVRRTLQWLGQVRG, from the coding sequence CTGTCCACGCTCATCGGACAGGGCGGCATGGGCCAGGTGTGGACGGCGTACGACCAGCGCCTCGACCGGCGCGTGGCGGTGAAACTGCTGCGCCCGGACAAGGTCGCGGGCCAGGAGGCCGACGAGCTGAGGCGCCGCTTCGTGCGTGAGTGCCGTGTCACGGCCCAGGTCGACCACCCCGGCCTGGTGACCGTGCACGACGCGGGCAGCGAGGACGAGGAGCTGTTCCTCGTCATGCAGTACGTCGACGGGGCCGACCTCGCCGACCATCTCGCCGAGCACGACCCGTACCCGTGGCAGTGGGCCGTCTCGGTCGCCGCCCAGCTGTGCGCGGTGCTGTCCGCCGTGCACGCGGTGCCGATCATCCACCGCGACCTCAAGCCGCGGAACGTCATGGTCAAGCAGGACGGCACGGTCACCGTCCTCGACCTCGGCGTCGCCTCCGTCATGGACACCGACACCACCCGCCTGACCCACACCGGTTCGCCCATCGGCAGCCCTGCCTACATGGCCCCCGAACAGGCCATGGGCGGCGCGGTCGGCCCGTACACCGACCTGTACGCCCTCGGTGTGCTGATACACGAACTGCTCAGCGGGAACGTCCCGTTCACGGGCTCCACGGCCCTCGGCGTCCTGCACCGCCACCTCTACGAGCCGCCGGTCCCCGTCCGCCGCCTGCGCCCCGAGGTGCCGGAGAACCTGGAGGCCCTGGTCCTCCGGCTGCTCTCCAAGGACCCGCAGCACCGCCCCTCCTCCGCGCAGGAGACGTACGAACAACTCCTCCCGCTGCTGCCCGCGCGCGGTATGCCCACCGGCTCCCCGCTCGACCCCACGCGCCCCTTCCTGCGCCCCCACGCCCCCTGGCCGGACCGCGCCCGCATCCCCGCGCCGCAGCCGTCGGCCGCGCCCGACCAGGCGCCCGCGGCCGACAAACCCGACGTGGCGGGCGCCGTCGACGAGGTCAAGCGGCTCCTCGGCGAGGGCCGCATCACCCAGGCCGTCGACATCCTCGGCGCGATCCTCCCGGCCGCCGCCGCCCAGCACGGCGAGCACTCGCCCGTGGTCCGCACCCTGCGCAAGCAGTACGCGGCCACCCTCATGGACGACGGCCAGTACCGCCGGGCCCTGCCCGAGCTGCGCCGCCTCGGCGACGAGCGCGCCGCCGAGGCCGGCCAGGCCGACCCCCAGGCACTGCGCTTCCGCTACGACTCCGCCCAGTGCCTCGAACAGCTCGGCGAACCGGCCGCGGCCCTCGCCGAGTACCGCTCCCTGCTGCCGTACTACGAGAACCAGTACGTCGGCGGCGACCCCGAACTCTCCCTCGATGTCCGCCGCCGCATAGGCCACCTGCTCCTCGCCCTCGGCGACCGCGGCGCCGCCCACGAGACCCTGGGCCGCCTGCTGCTGGACGTGGAGCGGCTGCGCGGGCCGGGCCATCCGCTGGCGGGCGAGGTCCGGCGCACACTGCAATGGCTGGGGCAGGTACGCGGCTGA